CGGCATTGGCATCGAAGCAGGAGGAATAGAGGATCGTGTCCTCCATGCCGAGGAACCGCGACAGCCGCGCCTCAAGCTGCTTGTGCTCCTCCTGCGTGCCGCAGATGAAGCGCACCGAGGCCATGCCGTAGCCGTAACGGTCGAGCGCGGCCTTGGCTGCCTGGCGCAGTTCCGCCTTGTCGGCAAGGCCGAGATAGTTGTTGGCGCAGAAATTCAGCACCTTGCGGCCGCCGACCTCTATAGTCGCCGATTGGGTCGAGCTTATCACGCGCTCACGCTTGTAAAGGCCTCCCCCCTCGATGTGCGAAAGAAGCTCGCGAAGGTGATCTTCTAAAGTCGACGCCATGATGCCATCACCTCCAGTGTCGCAAACGTGCGGTCTTGCTCATGCGATCTCTCCACGAAGCGCTCGCAAGATGCGCTCGAAGTGGCTGGGATCGTGTGCGTTGAGGAGCGCTGCTTCTCGTGGCAGGTACAGGTCCCAGAGGCGCGACAGCCAAAAACGAAATGCGCCGGCCCGCTGCATTGCAGGAAGCAATGTGCGTTCGGCTGGAATAAGCGCGCGAACAGCCTCATAGCCGCCGAGGAAAGCCGCAACCCGCTCATCGTGTCGGCGGCCGGTGCAGCCATCGACGCACCAATCATTGAGGCACACGGCAATATCGAACAGAAAGGTGTCGCATCCGGCGAAGTAGAAATCGAAGACGCCCGTTAGCTTCCCACCGTCAAACAAGACGTTGTCGCGAAAAAGATCGGCGTGCACCGGCCCTTCGAGGAGCTGCCCGTAGGTCAGGGAGGCCGCGACCTGCCTCTGAAAGGCCAGTTCGTTCGAGAGCAACGCTCGCTGTGCATCAGAGACGTATCGGCCGACTACCGGTACCACCTCGTTCCACCATTCAAGTCCTCGCGGATTGACCTGGCCTCCTGCGTAATCGCTTCCGGCGACATGCATTCTCGCAAGAATCTCCCCGACAGAGCGACAATGGGCCTCTGTCGGTTCTGTCACGCTCTCGCCAGGAAGCCTGTTGACCACCACCGCGGGCCGGCCTTTGAGCGAGTGAAGAAGCTCGCCATGCCTGTCAGCAACCGGATCCGGGACCGGAATGCCGCGCTCCGCAAGGTGCTTCATGAAATGGAGGTAGAACGGCAGTTGCTCGAATGTGAGCCGCTCGAATAACGTGAGCACATACTCTCCGGTTTCAGTATCCACGAAGTAGTTCGTGTTCTCAATTCCGGTTGTGATGCCGCGGACTGATTTCGGCCAGCCCAGACCCAGCGCCCGAAAGAACGCTGCGACTTCGTCGACTGACAGCTCCGTATACACAGCCATGGCGAAAAAGCGGTTCCCGATTGCTGAAGCGGCTGTTCAGCAGACCGCAGCCTGCAGGGCTTCGGCGATAAAGGTCTTTACGGTCTGCACATCGGCGGGGAGCAGTTTGAACCGCCTCGCCAATTGCTCGATGCCATCGAACCGGTCTGGACGATCGGGCTCCCGGCCCAAAGCCTCCTTGATCGTCCCAGCAAATTTGATCGGCAGTGCGGTCTCGAGCACGATCATCGGCCTCTCCGGGACGCAGTGCTCGCGCGCGACCTTCACGCCATCGGCCGTATGCGGATCAATAACCGTGTTGGAACGCTGCCACGTGTCACGGATCGTCGCCAACCGGTCGGCGTGGGTGCTCTTCCCGCTGCGAAAGCCAAAACGACCCGCCATCTGCGCGAAGGCGGGATCACCGCTGACATCGAACGATCCTCGATCCGTGAGTTGACCGTCAAACATGGATTTCGTCCGGCTCGCATCGCGACCGAGCAGGTCGAACACGAAACGCTCGAGGTTAGACGCTTTCGAGATATCCATCGAAGGGCTTGAGGTTTCATAAGTGTCCGCGTGGCCTCGCAACCGATAAACACCGGTGCGGAAGAATTCGTCGAGCACATCGTTCTCGTTGGTCGCAACCACGAGACGGGATATGGGAAGACCCATCATGCGAGCGACATGGCCCGCGCAGACGTTACCGAAATTGCCCGAAGGAACGGCGAAGTCTACCTGTGATGAATTCTCTTCGGTCACCTGAAAATAGGCGGAGAAGTAATAGACCACTTGAGCCGCCAGCCGGGCCCAATTGATCGAATTGACGGCGCCGATGCGGTGGCGCCTCTTGAAGTTGGCATCGCCAGACACCGCTTTTACGATGTCCTGGCAATCGTCGAACACTCCTTCGATGGCGATGTTGTGGATGTTTTCGTCAAGCAGGCTGAACATCTGGGCCTGCTGGAAGGCGCTCATGCGTCCGTGCGGCGACATCATGAAGACACGGATGCCCGTCTTGCCGCGCATGGCATATTCCGCCGCGCTTCCCGTGTCGCCGCTGGTCGCCCCGAGGATGTTCAGTTCCTCGCCCCGACGGGCCAGTTCATATTCAAGGAGGTTGCCAAGCAACTGCATGGCCATGTCCTTGAACGCCAGGGTTGGGCCGTTCGACAGTTCTGCGACGTGAAGGTCCATCCCGAGCGCGCGCACCGGCGTGATCCGATCGCTCCTGAAAAGCTCGGGCGTATAGGTCTTCGCGCAGATGGCCCTCAGATCGCCAGGTGGAATATCGTCGATATAGAGCGACAGGATTTCGAAGGCGAGCTCGGAATACGACAAGCCCCGCCACCGATCCAGCATGGCATCGTCCACAATCGGGTAAGCCTCGGGCACATAGAGCCCACCATCGGGCGCCAGACCTTCAAGCAGGATATCGCAGAACGACCTGCGTTCGTGATGGCCACGCGTGGAGATGTAGTGCATGTGCTGCTTTTCCTCATGGCCACGATCGGCGGGCCGGGGTCGAGAGACTGCCCCCCCGGCTTCTCAGCGGCAGGCCCGCCACCAGGCGATCTTGTCCTGCAGGCCATAGCCTTTGATGACCGCCGGCAAGAACCAGGGATCGCCCCTATAGAAGGGGATGGAAGCCGGCGGTCGGAAGTCGAAAGCCGTGCTGGCTTCCGGCGCGCGACCCATCAGCTTGTAGGCGGCTCGCGTACCGACCCACGGTGCCCAGACCACACCCGAACCGCAAAAGCCGGTGGCATAGACGATGCCATCCTTCTCGAAGATGCGGGGCAGCATGTCGCGGTTCATGGCCACGTTGCCGAACCAGCTGTGCGAAAAGCGAACCTTCTCCAACTCCGGGAAAAGCTGTACCAGACCGTTGCGAAGGCGGAGCGTCGGGGCTGTCGGATCGCTGTTGCCGTGGGAACTGTCTCGCCCACCGAGCAGAATGCGCGTGCCGTCGGGCGAAGGACGATAATAGAAGCCCAGCTCTCGGTTCTCGCCCATCATCATCAGCTTGGGCATCAGCCGCGCCATCAATTCAGGCGGAAGTTCCTCGGTCGCGATAATTCGGCTGCGAACTGGCACCAGCCGTCGGCGCAGGAATGGAGCGGCGGCATCGGTATAGCCGTTGGTGCAGACCAGCACCTGCCGAGCCTGCACAGTCCCGGCCGATGTCGCGACACGGAACCCGGACACATCTTTCTCGATGGAAATCACGGGCGTTCGTGAGTGGACCGTCAGCCCGGAAGCCAAGGCCACCCGCAGGAGCTCGGCGTGGAACTTAGCCGGGTGCAAACCGCCAATGTCCATCCGAACCGTGCCGCCTCGGTAGAAGTTGGTGCCGATGTAGTTGCCCTGCTCGGCATGCGGAACAGCGTAGGATTCGATCCCTAGCCTCTTCGCCAGCGCCTCGGCGCCGCGGGCCATCTTCTCGTACTGGTCGTATCCGATAGCACCCATGAACCGGCCGACCAGCTTGAAATCGCAGTCGAGTCCCTCGGTCTTAATCAAGTCATAGAGGAATTCGCGCGCGAGCTTGCCTTCAGCCTCAATCGCCTTGGCTTTATCCTCGCCAAAACGCCTGGTGATCGTGGCATAGTCCGGTCGGATTGATCCGCTGGTGATCCCTCCGTTGCGCGACGAGGCTCCTTCGCCAGGGTTCATGGCATCGAAAGCTGCAACAGAACGCCCTTCTCGGGCCAGTACGAGCCCGGCCGAGAGACCGGCATAGCCGGCGCCCACGATCGCCACGTCCAGCCTCCTGGCCAAAGGCTGTGGCGACAGCGGCCTCACCGGCGCCGCTTCCCACCAGTAGGGCGTATTCTTGTCGGCGACTTTGAGCTCGGCCACGTGACTGACTTCTCGTTGCGTTTGCTGATGAGAGAGCGGGCTATTTGCCCAACGTTCAAATGTGGTCGTCCCGGACGTCCAGTGCGTCACGCAGTCCGTCACCGATGAAGTTGAAACTGGTCACCGCGATGGTGATCGCAGCTCCGGGAATGATGGCAAGCCAAGGTGCGCTGCCCAGATATTGCTGGGCGCCGTTGAGCATGTTGCCCCAGCTTGGCAGGGGCGGCTGGATGCCGTAGCCGAGGAAGCTGATATAGGCTTCCATGAGAATGGCGCGCGCCACCGTCAAGGTGGAAGCAACGATGATCGGTCCCATGGCGTTGGGCAGTATCTCGCGGAACATAATGTGGGTGCCGCTCAATCCAAGCATGCGTCCGGCCAGGACGAACTCGCGTTCGCGCAACGAGCGCACTTCCGCTTCAACGATACGGGCAACCTCCATCCAACTCGTGAGGGCGATGATGACTGTGATCATCACGGGACTGGGCTTGAGTGCCGCAGCCAGCGCCAGCAGCAGAAAGATCGATGGGAACGACAGGAAGCCATCGACCGTGCGCATCAGCGTTGCTCCGATCCAGCCACCGCGATAGCCTGCGATCACGCCGACCATCGTGCCGACGAGCGTCGACAACACCATGGCAAAGAAACCCACCAGCAACGAGATCCGTCCCGCCATCAAGAGTCTTGCCGCCAGGTCGCGGCCGAGCGGATCAGTGCCTAGAAAGTGGTGCCCCGTGAGCGGAGGAGCAAAGCGGGCCCGCAGGTCGATATACAGTGAGTCATAAG
The nucleotide sequence above comes from Mesorhizobium sp. 131-2-1. Encoded proteins:
- the thrC gene encoding threonine synthase, whose translation is MHYISTRGHHERRSFCDILLEGLAPDGGLYVPEAYPIVDDAMLDRWRGLSYSELAFEILSLYIDDIPPGDLRAICAKTYTPELFRSDRITPVRALGMDLHVAELSNGPTLAFKDMAMQLLGNLLEYELARRGEELNILGATSGDTGSAAEYAMRGKTGIRVFMMSPHGRMSAFQQAQMFSLLDENIHNIAIEGVFDDCQDIVKAVSGDANFKRRHRIGAVNSINWARLAAQVVYYFSAYFQVTEENSSQVDFAVPSGNFGNVCAGHVARMMGLPISRLVVATNENDVLDEFFRTGVYRLRGHADTYETSSPSMDISKASNLERFVFDLLGRDASRTKSMFDGQLTDRGSFDVSGDPAFAQMAGRFGFRSGKSTHADRLATIRDTWQRSNTVIDPHTADGVKVAREHCVPERPMIVLETALPIKFAGTIKEALGREPDRPDRFDGIEQLARRFKLLPADVQTVKTFIAEALQAAVC
- a CDS encoding ABC transporter permease; this encodes MTAFTANAAPSRWINNRAALRFIRHRLALLGLTMIVFLCLACVLGPHILPYDSLYIDLRARFAPPLTGHHFLGTDPLGRDLAARLLMAGRISLLVGFFAMVLSTLVGTMVGVIAGYRGGWIGATLMRTVDGFLSFPSIFLLLALAAALKPSPVMITVIIALTSWMEVARIVEAEVRSLREREFVLAGRMLGLSGTHIMFREILPNAMGPIIVASTLTVARAILMEAYISFLGYGIQPPLPSWGNMLNGAQQYLGSAPWLAIIPGAAITIAVTSFNFIGDGLRDALDVRDDHI
- a CDS encoding homoserine kinase codes for the protein MAVYTELSVDEVAAFFRALGLGWPKSVRGITTGIENTNYFVDTETGEYVLTLFERLTFEQLPFYLHFMKHLAERGIPVPDPVADRHGELLHSLKGRPAVVVNRLPGESVTEPTEAHCRSVGEILARMHVAGSDYAGGQVNPRGLEWWNEVVPVVGRYVSDAQRALLSNELAFQRQVAASLTYGQLLEGPVHADLFRDNVLFDGGKLTGVFDFYFAGCDTFLFDIAVCLNDWCVDGCTGRRHDERVAAFLGGYEAVRALIPAERTLLPAMQRAGAFRFWLSRLWDLYLPREAALLNAHDPSHFERILRALRGEIA
- a CDS encoding NAD(P)/FAD-dependent oxidoreductase is translated as MAELKVADKNTPYWWEAAPVRPLSPQPLARRLDVAIVGAGYAGLSAGLVLAREGRSVAAFDAMNPGEGASSRNGGITSGSIRPDYATITRRFGEDKAKAIEAEGKLAREFLYDLIKTEGLDCDFKLVGRFMGAIGYDQYEKMARGAEALAKRLGIESYAVPHAEQGNYIGTNFYRGGTVRMDIGGLHPAKFHAELLRVALASGLTVHSRTPVISIEKDVSGFRVATSAGTVQARQVLVCTNGYTDAAAPFLRRRLVPVRSRIIATEELPPELMARLMPKLMMMGENRELGFYYRPSPDGTRILLGGRDSSHGNSDPTAPTLRLRNGLVQLFPELEKVRFSHSWFGNVAMNRDMLPRIFEKDGIVYATGFCGSGVVWAPWVGTRAAYKLMGRAPEASTAFDFRPPASIPFYRGDPWFLPAVIKGYGLQDKIAWWRACR